In Chelmon rostratus isolate fCheRos1 chromosome 21, fCheRos1.pri, whole genome shotgun sequence, the genomic window aggaagcggTGGTGGAGGGTGCGTTGGGGTTGTCAGAGGTGTCCActtccactcctcctcccctccgACCCTCCTCTATGAGTCTGCCAAAACACTCCTCTTTGGCACTTAAGCTGGCAGACTCAGCTTCTTTCCTTTCAGTACTGAAACAAGACaggatgtttttatgtttaacACAGACCACATCACAGTTTTACTGCATTCATAACACCAACAAAACACATGCTGTCATATTTGTATGGGTGggatcacaaaaaaaacaaacattttctcacttcttGCAGGTAGTTATGGTTCTATGTGATGGCTCCCAAACCAGTTAGTCTTAAAAACTTAAGAAAAgccataaaaaatataatttgtGAAGCAGGAATGTTTCGTCTTTCTTGTTTATTCAATGAACATCTCATGACAACTCCCCCTCTGCTGTCGACCGCCATGCCAGACATGGGGACTatttcttaaaaagaaaaagcagtcCCGATGAAAACAGCTCACAGTGACTTCTGTGGACTATGTAGAGTAAAAGTACCAGTGCACTTGGTCAGAAGTGCTTGTTGGACGGTTGAATAGCTTCTTGAGACCACACgattttttgtctttgacgatGGTCTCCGTGTCAGATCTAACGATCACGATCACAGCGCCAGAAGCTCTTGGtcgggtgactggcaagactacatTTATGACCGACCAATAGCAGCACGTCTTATTTCACTATCATGCAcgagttcagatgtcatcgAGGAGACAGGtgaagcagctgtcagtcaaaatgaCAGAAGCATTGTGTGTAATGCTGCGGATGCgctacaacattaaaagcaaatgcaatcTATTGGGTTGCATCCGGATAACAATTACGACACGTACAACAAGTTTCACAACAACACTCACCGTTTTGGTATGTTTGatagaattttaaaaagcagcgGCACTCACCTTTTGTTACATACAAATAGAAGAAGTCACAGTAAAGGATGGTCTGCACCACCCCGGCAACGATGGCGATCATGTCAAAGAATCCCTCAAAGTAGAACCTCCATATCCAGTTGATGAGGTAAAGGGCTCTGTAGAGTCCCAGGAAGAACAGGTAGTGGGTGGTGATGGTTTCGGCCTCACCAGTCTTGCTGATCATGAAAAGCTGAGGCAGGATGGCCACCGACTCCAAGTAGATGGAGAATGTCCACAGAATCtgggacaaagacagagaagaacaCAGAGTGTTGGTGGAAAAATAACAGGACGTACATGTCTTCAGAGGGAAAAAGAGCACTGATGCATATTGACTGAATTCAAATACATTTGCCTACTTGTCCTAGAAACATTTTATCACATCCAACTGAAAGATAAGGCTGTGTGCAGGAATCCTGCTAGGGCACTTGTGAAGTAGTTTCCCTGTAaagcttcagttcagttcagctttGTTACCCAATGGTGTCCATCTGTATGCGTCACGTATTACAAGTAGGACATGAAATGGCCAGCGcaaaaacaaaacgaaacaCTGAAAGGCACAGAGTGTAGCCATTAGCCTGACATGTAATGGAGCAAAGTAAACGAGCAGATTCCCAGTCCCTGCACCAGTCATTCAGGAAGGCTTTCTTCTCCATGGCAACCTTGTAAAAACCTTGGACCTGTGCATAATTCTGCTTGGGACTGCAACTGTTTGAAATGCGCTGGAAGCTCCAATTTATCAGTTCATTTACAGTTCAGGGGTGCACAATGTGTACGACTCTCTTCAGCATCATCATCGCAATGTGCCGTGTGCAACAGACACACTGCATGACACGCAACGTCAAGTAAGGaaaaaaaccacaaatgtgtcaactgttttgctgtttgacaCAAAAGCAAAACTCTCACTCACTCAAAGAACTTAGCCTTATTGACATGCAAGTGTTTGACATCATCCCGCAAACTAGTACTAATGCAGAGATTTGTTAGTAAATATTTACACCCACTAACTGCCAATGTGTAACTGATGCAGAGCCGTGTGAAGCAACTGACAAGACGACTGTAGCTTGCTAATATTTGACGTGTTTTTAGAGAAATTCTACAatgtaaaatggcaaaaaaaaaaaaaataattataatcaGATTTGACATGACACTTgatcaaaatgctgtttaataataatgtagCCAGGAACAAACCATGCAGAGGTTGGGTAGGAAGAATAATTGGACAAATGAAACGACACAAACACTGCTAGTTGTGaaatacacactgtatatataaaACCATTTAGAAAGGATTGTCAGGTAAGTTAACTATATAACTTTTTTACCCCTAAACTGTTATGTTACAGCTTGTGATGCTACAgcgacttcctgtttacacagCAAACTGCTTTTGATCGGATGGCACTTCAGATGTTTCCTCGAAACTAATCTATACTAATGTCTTTACAAGCTACGACATTTCATTAGTTTTAGtggcacaaacacagccaggaAAAGAATagattagagagagagagaaaaacaaagtatatGCACAGGGGAGAAGGACAGAGTAATGTGTGCATACTAAACAGAGGAAAGAATTTAATTTGGTGATGTCATGTCAAATCTGTATGATGTTGTCCTGTGACGGCCGTCTGATATAAATGAAGGTTAAATGCACATTCAGAAACATAGCCATCTCTGCTGTACGATCGGGGTATCAGAGTGTGTTTGCAACAGTATTTCTAACCTCCAGGGGAGAGAAGTCATGGTTAACCAGGAAAGCCAGTCCACCAACAGGGACGACTAGGAACTCCACTCTGAAGGTGTCGTGATTCCCGTCATAAGTCGCCTTGAACTTCAGGTAGATCAGGTACACAGTGGCGTACGCACATCCAATGTAGATGATCTAGAGGACACAGACAGCAGTCCAAAGCATGAAAGATAAACATCCACTGGCCCCAGTGTGTACTGGTTTGTCATGATCAAACCACAATGACACAAGTTTGTTACATCTTGCTGGGCAACGTCATCCTGTAGCAAACATGGGTGTGTCGACTAGGTCTACTAGTTAAACCtaagctgtgtgttttgtgaaaaaaatgctgcaggatatgaggatgaggagcaaTGTCTGAGTGTTTCACCTTCATGGTGGTGTTgtagagagagatgaaggaggtGAGCAGGTCCAGGTAGCGAGTGGTGAACACCAAGGCAAACAGGACCTGACTCTTCCCAGAAATACCTGTaaggagaaagcagaggacaAGGAAACATTTTAACATCCCAGAAACAGGTTTGTATAACGGCAAGGTGACTAGAAGAATTTAACAGCTATCTGTGCTCATTGCCAGAAGGGTTTTTTGGCcgatttctgtcatttttttctttttttgatacTGGCCTGCCTCCGAATAAGAAGTGAGGGCTGCTGCTCAGACTCTCGTTCAGTGAGCTCACCCAGTAGCGCAAAGAGGCCGGCcaaggcagagagagcagcagggaaaccagcagagacagaaTAACTCCACATCTAACTCAGTGAATTCAGGGTTTATTTCtaccaaaccagagctgaagaTTGCTGGAATAGTGAAAAAAACCAAGAGGGTGTcgatgagttttattttgtgtctgtcgAGTTTAAATGTCAAGTGAGTTACCATGAGTTAACAAGGTAATTAAGATAGAAACTTAAATTCAGAAAATTTCTAGTATTTTTCAACAGGTATAAGAATATTTCTGGACAtttttttgactttattttgtttgtttaggcaagtaataaataaatgtagcaaACTCACTGCTTGTACACGTCTCCCTGAGCTATATAACTGGACTATTGCCTCAACACAATACATATGTGTCAGGACTGATACTTcacattttgttgataataTTAGTTCCTTTTTcaatgttttaaattaaaattatgcCCACATGTTACGTTTTTTCCAATCACTGGGCAAGTTCGGCAATTGCTGGTTGATGGTTGGAAAATTTTAACAACAGCTGACAGAATGTACTCTTTTCTCGAGGGCAGACTATTTGTCCAAACAGTTTTGATGTGACAGGTAGCAACTAAACCTCATCCTGGTGCAACAGCTGGTGTTAAATTGGTCTGTTGTGCTGAAACTTCAAggaatacattttaaagcaaacaaCATTGTCTCTACCCAAATACAATAATCCATAGTTGGGCACAGTAAAGCGCACACCTCACACATTGCCCCACAGCTCTCTTTCTACTTTTTAACAACTTATGCCCACCCACATCATCTCTGTGTAGGAGGAGCaagactttcattcattctccAGTGTCCAATT contains:
- the LOC121625160 gene encoding ER lumen protein-retaining receptor 2, encoding MNIFRLTGDLSHLAAIIILLLKIWKTRSCAGISGKSQVLFALVFTTRYLDLLTSFISLYNTTMKIIYIGCAYATVYLIYLKFKATYDGNHDTFRVEFLVVPVGGLAFLVNHDFSPLEILWTFSIYLESVAILPQLFMISKTGEAETITTHYLFFLGLYRALYLINWIWRFYFEGFFDMIAIVAGVVQTILYCDFFYLYVTKVLKGKKLSLPA